One stretch of Carcharodon carcharias isolate sCarCar2 chromosome 20, sCarCar2.pri, whole genome shotgun sequence DNA includes these proteins:
- the psma3 gene encoding proteasome subunit alpha type-3: MSSIGTGYDLSASTFSPDGRVFQVEYAMKAVENSSTAIGIRCKDGVVFGVEKLVLSKLYEQGSNKRIFNIDRHVGMAVAGLLADARSLTDIAREEASNFRSNYGYDIPLRHLADRVAMYVHAYTLYSAVRPFGSSFIMGSYDKDDGAQMYMIDPSGVSHGYWGCAIGKAKEAAKTEIEKLQMKDMTCREVVKEVAKIIYIVHDEVKDKSFELELSWVGEITKGRHELVPKDIKEEAEKYAKESLEEDDESDEDNM; this comes from the exons ATGAGCTCCATCGGTaccggg TATGATTTGTCAGCATCCACCTTCTCTCCTGATGGACGAGTATTCCAGGTTGAATATGCGATGAAAGCTGTAGAGAACAGTAG CACAGCTATTGGGATAAGATGTAAAGATGGAGTAGTGTTTGGAGTAGAGAAATTGGTCCTTTCTAAACTGTACGAACAAGGCTCCAACAAACGCATATTTAACATCGATCGTCATGTAGGAATG GCAGTAGCAGGTCTTTTGGCAGATGCACGGTCTCTTACTGATATTGCAAGAGAAGAAGCTTCCAACTTTAGATCCAACTATGGATATGATATTCCATTGAGG cATTTGGCAGACAGAGTAGCAATGTACGTCCACGCTTACACATTATATAGTGCTGTGAGGCCATTTGGAAGCAG CTTTATTATGGGGTCTTATGACAAGGACGATGGAGCTCAGATGTACATGATTGACCCTTCAGGAGTGTCCCAT ggttactggggatgtgcaattgGAAAAGCTAAAGaagcagcaaaaacagaaattgAGAAGCTGCAG ATGAAAGACATGACTTGCAGGGAAGTGGTTAAAGAAGTTGCAAAAAT AATCTACATAGTCCATGATGAAGTAAAGGATAAATCTTTCGAGTTGGAGCTAAGCTGGGTTGGAGAAA TTACAAAAGGCAGACATGAACTTGTACCTAAAGATATCAAAGAGGAAGCAGAAAAATATGCCaaa GAATCTCTTGAGGAAGATGACGAATCTGATGAAGACAACATGTAA